The Persephonella sp. IF05-L8 region CTAATTCTTTTATTCTCTCAATCCCTGATTTTACAGATTTAACAGAGGATGCCCATAATTTTCTTTCTTCTTCTGTAAAGTCCAGTTTCACTACTTCTTCTATCCCATGGGCACCTAATTTGACAGGAACTCCGATACATATATCTTCTGCTTCATAATGTTTTGCGTCTTCTCCTTCAAGGTATACAGAACATGGGAGAATTTCTTTTTTATCAGTTAGGATAGCTTCTACCATCTCAACAACAGAAGCACCTGGGGCATGGTAAGCTGAAGTTCCCATAAGAGAAACAATCTCTCCGCCGCCAAATTTTGTTCTTTCAACAATTTCTTTCAATCTTTCTTCTGGAATAAGTTTTGTCAGCGGAACTCCACCTACATTGGAAACAGAAAGGAGAGGAACCATATCATCTCCGTGACTACCTAAAACATAAGCATTTATATTTTGAACAGATACTTTAAGTTCCATTGATAAAAATGCCTTAAATCTTGCAGTATCAAGAACACCGGCCATTCCCATAACTTTGTCTTTATGGAAACCTGTTATTTTATAAGCTGCGTAAGTGAGAACATCAACAGGATTTGAAACAACAATAACTATAGCATCAGGGGCATATTCGGCAATTCTTTCAGAAATAGTCCTGATTATTCCCACATTTTTAGAAAGAAGGTCATCTCTACTCATTCCAGGCCTTCTTGGAAACCCTGCAGTAACTACAACTATATCTGAGCCTTTTAATGGTTCATATCCATCTCCATCAGGTGTCACTGTGAAACCTTCTACTTCAACATCACATCCTATTGCAGTAGCCATCTGCTTTATATCAAGTGCTTTTCCTTTTACAACTTCATAGATTTTGTCTCCCTCTTTTCTGGCAAGGTCAAACATACGAACATTGGCAAGTTCTTTTATTGCTATAAGATTTGCGACATGCTCTCCGACATTTCCTGCTCCTACAACAGATACTATAGGTCTTTTATAATCTCCCATGGCAACCTCCGATAATTACTGACTAAATTAGTCTATAATTTATGAAAATCTTTGTCAAACAACGTTTGATTTTTTATTATTAGTAATTATGATGGATATTTTTGAAGGATTTATTAAGAAAATTGAATATGAAATAAACAAAAAAAGAAAAACTTTATCTGAGATTGAAAATCAGATAGTTTTGCTTGTTCAGGAAAAGAGAGCCCTAATGGAAAAATATGAGCATATAGAAAAAGAAGAATATACAGACCCTATGCTTATTCAGATGAAGATAAATTCACTTGTTAAAATAATGGAAAACATTTCTGCAATAGACCAAAAACTAAAAAAACTGGAGGAAAAATCAGAAAAAATAAGAGGAGAAATTAAAGAGAAAAATGCTGAGAAAAAGGCAATTAAAAAAGAGCAAGAAAAGCTCCGTAAACTTTTAGAAAAAGACCAATTAAAAAAGGAGACCCAGCTTGCAGATGAGATATTTAACCGTAAGCATTAGTTTTTTATTTATATTTTTTATAGGTTTTGCTCA contains the following coding sequences:
- a CDS encoding malate dehydrogenase; this encodes MGDYKRPIVSVVGAGNVGEHVANLIAIKELANVRMFDLARKEGDKIYEVVKGKALDIKQMATAIGCDVEVEGFTVTPDGDGYEPLKGSDIVVVTAGFPRRPGMSRDDLLSKNVGIIRTISERIAEYAPDAIVIVVSNPVDVLTYAAYKITGFHKDKVMGMAGVLDTARFKAFLSMELKVSVQNINAYVLGSHGDDMVPLLSVSNVGGVPLTKLIPEERLKEIVERTKFGGGEIVSLMGTSAYHAPGASVVEMVEAILTDKKEILPCSVYLEGEDAKHYEAEDICIGVPVKLGAHGIEEVVKLDFTEEERKLWASSVKSVKSGIERIKELGLI